In Vitis vinifera cultivar Pinot Noir 40024 chromosome 4, ASM3070453v1, the genomic window AGGAACCCGGTATGATCTCTAGCCTGTAGATAGCAATTCCCTCAAGAGGCTAGTTAACAACACAACCTTTGCATTTTCCTCACTTCAGTATTGAAATACAACCTTTGCAATATGACATCTATGGTTCTACAATGTCAGTGACGCTCTATATATAACCACAGGAAGAGATTAAAACAAGACAAGATGAATAATTTATCTTTGCCAGCATGAGGTCCCCTTGGAATTTGGTTAGATTGTAACGTCTTTGGCCTGCAAACCTCACAcgattttccaatttttaatcTGATCAAAGGTATGAAGTGCCTCCGGCCCCCACTGCCATTAGCCTGCCTCACACCCAAAAATGACGTGGGCTGTTAATTTTGTATCCACAGTGGAAGAACCTTGGAGTCATTATAAAAACCAccagaaaaatatatttaagaactTTATGGAAAGATCTCTAATCCTTGATTCAGATATGCAGGGATAAAAAATGACCTAACGCATGTATGAATGTTAGATAGAAATGAAAGATGAAAATGGTGATCAAAGGTCAATGAACAAAGGCAAAATTGATATATGTGTGCACGAGTGTTAgtctaattaaaatttaaaattttaaaaaccagcttaatttgattctttcttttttgttcatTAGTTTTTGTTCCCTACTTTTGTGTCCACTCCTAGCATCAAAAGAAGAAGGCATTTGATAGAAATTCCGAAAATTGTAAGTAATTATTAGAATCAATGGTCGTCATCGTATTTTGTTTGGAAAATGAAGGCAGTTTTTTATGCTGTTTATGTTATCATCAAATCCTACAACTGAAGATTGAAGGGATTCTAAACAATAGATAAGCAGAATCCCCTGGAATTTTTCCCACCTTTATGCATGTGTCAAGAAACTGAAACTTTTTTCTTCAGTTTCTTGAACAGCCATATTTGCTCCTTCTTCCCATGTCAAGCATTAAGGCTATCTCCATGTTAAGATATATACAACACATTTGCAATACCACTGATATGGCTATATTTCggaaattgaaaagaaagaaagacacCATGGAGAGGAATATTGTTGAGATTCATGATGTATTTCATTGTGTAActataatatttgatttatatacATTGCTTTCCcatagaaaagaataaaaatcctTTTGCAGATCCTCTAAAAGTCGGATGCCTGTGAAGGAGACTACTAATTAATTAGCGTGGCCCTAGTGGGAGATGATGTTGAGGAGAGAGGCTCTTGTTTTCACCAATCGCCTAAACATGCGCTCCAAACCCTTTTCAAGGCCTTCAATGCTCACCTCCAAAGCCTCCACTCCTTTAAGAGCAATTTGCATCGTCTCCAACTTGGCTTCTTCACTTGAAAGGACACCTAGTGCCAAATCCACGCTCTCCAACTCCGTGTTCTCAGCGCTTTCTTCGCAAGAGACTGCCCCCTTGTGCATAAATTTGGAAACCAGTGACCACCTAGATGGTCTTGACTTCAACACTGGTGTGGACAAGAGCAACAGCAGTGACTGAAAGATTGAAATGCTCATTATATTAACTTCCCTGAACACTGTAATCATTGTGGAGAGCTGGTGCTCTTGATCTAAGAGTGGAGACTTGTTATCCTTCTTCATTGCTGCTAGCAACTTTTTGGCGTCCTTGTTCATCTTCTTTCTTGAAGAAATGTAATTGTTGATGCTGATTTCAATGCACACATCTCCTTTTCTCCTCCTGAGGGCAGATTCAAGATCTCCAACATTTTCCTTAAATTGTGATATTACATCCCTTGCAGTGCCACAAATATCTAAAAGGCTTACAGGTCCATCCAACAATTCATTGACCCATTTCTCATGTTGATGGAGGGAAAGGGCTTGTTGGGTGGACGGCAAACTAAGAAGCTCATCCATGCAATTGTACAACTCTTCCAGTCCAGATAGGCCATTGGAGGTTTTCCCCAACGCTGATGTAGATGATGCCTCCAATGTTGTGAGCTTGTTAAGCTGTTGTTGGATTTTGAGAGTGGTAGGATGGGATCTGGAAGGCAAGCTAATTGATCTAACATGGCATCGGTTAGCCATTGTTCCCCTTTATTTTCACAGAAAGCTCAAATTTGAGATGGTTGCTGCAATGCTATGGTTCTCTATATATAACCACACAGACTAAACTAGCGAATGGACTGCCCATGGCAATGTGAGCGGCATGTGGTGCCAGCATGGGATCTCCCTGGAATTCGGTTACATTGTCACATCTTTGGCCTGCAAGCTTCTTACGATTAGCCTATTTTTAATCTGAGAAGGTATGAGGTGTCTTGCCAATATTCTGTGTCATAGATAGAGCCAAAACAGTCATCTCCTTTTTGCCTCCCCAACTGCCACATTAGCCTGCATTTTCAAGTATAAAAATGCAGCTGCATCCTGCCTCACATCCAAAAATGTGGCCTGTCAATATTGAATCAGGAGTGGAAGAACCTTGAGTCATTAGAAAACCGAGAAAAATGTATTAAGAACTTTATGGACAGATCCCGAATCCTCAATCTTGATCCAAATCTCGAACATAACATTTTAAATGTTGGATGGTaatgagaaatgaaaatgatatcaAAGTCAGTGAACAAAGCCAAAATTATTATATGTGTGCACGAGTGCCTCTTGTTTCCATGTCTCCATTGTAGTCCCTTTATATAAAggttttatttggtttattaaTTTGTCCAAAACAAGTCCGAGTTTCTTGTCTCTCAATCTTTCAGCAATCAAACAAGTACAATGGTAATAGATTagtatttattactttttatttatttatatattttttatcaatactaaaaaaattgatcacaATTCATCTTATGATGTGTGGCATTTAATTGAAGAATTACACTAGAAAAGATCATATGTATTGTTATGATGTATTCAACGCTtaccttctttttattttatttgttgttactttttagtttttattttttatttatttttttatggaaaaattggagaatgaaaataaaGCTCAATATTTTGGAACCAACTTTAGACATAAATTACAATGAGGTAGTTTTTATCCTTTGTGCTTGTCAACAAAAACCCCAGGCCCACCATCAATATAACTAATGTATATACCTGGTGATGTTATAGAGTGGGTGACTTAGCCCGGTGAGGCATGAAATTACTTTCTATATGGGAAATGATGAAGAACTTCAATAGTTTTTATGGAGCCCACCCCACCCAATCACAAcgacagaaagaaaaaaagagtgcAACAACCAGACAAGAATTTATTCTTCAAGTGCAACCCCCGGGACATAGAGAAAGAATGAACAGTAAGATGTTTCTAGGCCAGGCCATGCTAGTCTACATTCAAAGAAACATGAGGCAATCGATTCCACCTAAGGTTGTTGACAAGAATATATCTAAACGCTGTTAAAATCTGGAGAAAAATAAGGAACTAAAACTTGCAGAAAATATTAGAGTACTGAGTTGGAGAAAGGCACACAATATTTCACCAATGAGaatgcctatttataggcttacaaCCAAACTGAAAATGCTAAAAACTCTCAGCTGTTATGACTACTTCTACTaacagaaaaattgaaaattatggaGCATAACAGAGACTGAGTCTAACTAAGACATTTTCAAAGGCAAACTCTCATGAATTCTAACACTCCTCCTTGAGATTTGCCTTGGACATACCAAGCTTCAACCTTAGGAACTCCAACCTTGATTTAGGAAGTCCTTTAGTCATTATGTCAGCAAGTTGCTCATCAGTTGAGCAATAATGCAGCTTAACAAGTGAATTCTTTTCAGCTTCCCTTATGGAGTggaattttacatttatgtGCTTGGTTCTGCCATGTTGGACAGGATTTTGAGTAATGGAAATGGCTAACTTATTGCCACAGTAAAGCTCAGTTGGTGAGCTTTGTTCCTGACCTAAATCAACAAGCAATTTTCTCAACCATATTACTTGATTTGCAGCAGCTGCTAAGGAGatatactcagcttctgtagttGATTGTGCCACTACTTCTTGCTTTCTTGAATTCTAGCATATAACACGTGAACCGATTGTAAATACATAACCTGAAGTGCTCTTCATATCATCAACACTTCCTGCCCAATCACTATCAGCATAACCATCTAGCTTAACTCCTCTTGTCTTTAAATACCAAATGCCAAGATTTGTTGTACCTTTAACATACTTTAGCACCCTCTTTGCAACTCCCATGTGAACATTTCTAGGTGAACTCAAGAACCTTGAAAGCAAACTAGCTGGAAACATCAAGTCAGGTCTGGTTACTATCAAGTATAGTAGGCTGCTCACCAAGCTTCTATATGCAAAGGGTTCCTCAAGTTTCTCACCatcattctttttcattttgtgcCAACAGAGTTGCTACTTCTTTGCATGATTCTAGCTTGAATTTCTTGAGAATATCCATAGCATATTTTCTTTGTGAAATGAAGATACCCCAGCTGCATTGGTATATTTCCATTCCAAGGAAGTAGTTCATGATGCCAAGGTCAGACATCTCAAATACATCTtgcatttccattttgaaatcAGCTAGCAATTTTACATTGCTTCCAGTCActagcatgtcatcaacataaggTGATACTACCAATTGCAAACCATCatcattttgtttcaaatacAAAGTAGCTTCATTTTCACTCCTCCTAAATCCAAGTTGGATCAGATGAGAATCAATTCTGCTATACCGGGCCCTTGGTGCTTGCTTCAAACCATAGAGAGCCTTATGTAGCTTGTACACTTTATGTTCATGGCCAATAACCTCAAAGCCTTCTGGTTGTTGAACATAAATTTCTTCAAGAAGTATACCATTTAGAAAAGCTAACTTGACATCTAAATGGTACACTTTCCATCCCATTTGACCAGCAAGTGCAAGTAGTGGCCTTATAGTGTCATGTCTGGCTACTGGTGCAAATGTATCACCATAGTCCACTCCAGCAACTTGAGCAAAGCCCTTCACAACCAATCTAGCCTTATGCCTGAAGATTGAACCATCTGAATTAAATTTGGTTCTGAAAACCCATTTTACACCAATTGCATTCTTAACTTCAGGTAGTTCTGTCAACTTCTAGGTTCCATTTCTTTCAATAGCATCAATTTCAGCTTTCATGGCCTCAATCCATTCTAGAAATCTTGCAGCTTCCGTGTAACATGTAGGCTCAGCATGTACAAGATTGCACCTCTCATACACATCAGATAAATCTTAAGCACGGGTGTGTCTGAAGTTGCTTCAACATCAAGTGGACCTTCAATGATTGTACTTTCTATTGTTGGTTCAAGAATAGATGGAGTGGTTTGATCACATTTATGAACTTTCTTCAAGTCCCAATTCCAGTAGGAGTTTTCATCAAAGTGCACATCTCTACTTATCACGATTTTCATTCTATTCAAGCTATAAAT contains:
- the LOC132253688 gene encoding uncharacterized protein LOC132253688, translated to MANRCHVRSISLPSRSHPTTLKIQQQLNKLTTLEASSTSALGKTSNGLSGLEELYNCMDELLSLPSTQQALSLHQHEKWVNELLDGPVSLLDICGTARDVISQFKENVGDLESALRRRKGDVCIEISINNYISSRKKMNKDAKKLLAAMKKDNKSPLLDQEHQLSTMITVFREVNIMSISIFQSLLLLLSTPVLKSRPSRWSLVSKFMHKGAVSCEESAENTELESVDLALGVLSSEEAKLETMQIALKGVEALEVSIEGLEKGLERMFRRLVKTRASLLNIISH